A single genomic interval of Bacillus oleivorans harbors:
- a CDS encoding CAP domain-containing protein: MKRKYRLFAVLFLSLGMILSACTQNQANQGGGNQELPQNIVYQPENNQQATGRHIWRTYDEANPGGQAGEAPNEELQRGPVKLVERAAVEWTNRERQRNGLQPLRLNEKACDIARLKSQDMRDKQYFSYTSPTYGTPLEMMRNFHLQFRIAAGNHAAGPETAEEVVRQWMESPEHRSHIVNPEFTEIGVGYVDGGILGSYWTQLLIDPR; encoded by the coding sequence ATGAAAAGAAAATATCGACTGTTTGCTGTGTTGTTTTTGTCATTGGGAATGATTCTGTCTGCCTGTACTCAAAATCAAGCAAATCAAGGAGGAGGGAACCAAGAACTGCCTCAAAATATTGTTTATCAGCCAGAAAATAATCAGCAGGCTACCGGAAGGCATATTTGGCGAACTTATGATGAAGCAAATCCTGGCGGACAAGCTGGTGAGGCCCCTAACGAGGAACTGCAGCGAGGTCCTGTAAAACTGGTTGAACGAGCTGCTGTCGAATGGACGAACCGCGAGCGCCAGCGAAATGGACTTCAGCCTTTACGATTAAATGAAAAAGCCTGTGACATTGCAAGACTTAAATCGCAGGATATGCGAGATAAACAATACTTTTCTTACACCAGCCCTACCTACGGAACACCCCTTGAGATGATGAGAAACTTCCATTTACAATTTCGGATTGCTGCCGGTAACCATGCGGCCGGACCCGAAACAGCTGAAGAGGTCGTACGTCAATGGATGGAAAGTCCCGAACACCGGAGCCACATTGTGAACCCCGAGTTCACCGAAATTGGAGTCGGGTATGTAGATGGCGGTATATTAGGAAGTTACTGGACGCAGCTGCTGATTGATCCTAGGTAG
- the pruA gene encoding L-glutamate gamma-semialdehyde dehydrogenase, producing MVKPYQHEPFTDFSKEENQKAFQEGLKLVESYLGQDYDLVINGERVSTDDKIVSVNPANKEEVVGRVSKANRDLAEQAMKAAAEAFKTWRKSKPEMRADILFRAAAIVRRRKHEFSALLVKEAGKPWNEADADTAEAIDFMEYYGRQMLSLKDGVPVQSRPGEINRFGYIPLGVGVVISPWNFAFAIMAGTTVAALVSGNTVLLKPASATPVVAAKFVEILEEAGLPKGVLNYIPGSGAEVGDYLVDHPQTRFISFTGSRDVGLRIYERASRLSEGQIWLKRVIAEMGGKDTIVVDKEADLELAAHSIVASAFGFSGQKCSACSRAIVLEDVYDQVLERVVELTNGLTVGDPVKRETYMGPVIDQGAYNKIMSYIEIGKGEGRIVAGGEGDDSKGWFIKPTVVADVDRNARVMKEEIFGPVVAFAKAKDFDEAIDMANDTEYGLTGAVISNNRLNIEKAREDFHVGNLYFNRGCTGAIVGYQPFGGFNMSGTDSKAGGPDYLLLHMQAKTTSELL from the coding sequence ATGGTTAAACCTTATCAGCACGAACCTTTCACTGATTTTTCAAAGGAAGAGAATCAAAAAGCGTTTCAAGAAGGTTTGAAACTAGTAGAGAGCTACTTAGGACAAGACTATGATTTAGTTATTAATGGAGAACGAGTTTCAACAGATGATAAAATCGTTTCCGTAAACCCAGCGAATAAAGAAGAAGTCGTAGGAAGGGTTTCAAAGGCGAATAGAGATTTAGCAGAACAAGCGATGAAAGCGGCAGCAGAAGCTTTCAAAACTTGGAGAAAATCCAAGCCTGAAATGAGAGCAGATATTCTATTCCGCGCAGCTGCGATTGTCAGACGCCGCAAGCATGAGTTTTCTGCGCTTTTAGTAAAAGAAGCGGGAAAACCATGGAATGAGGCAGATGCAGATACAGCAGAAGCTATCGATTTTATGGAATATTACGGACGTCAAATGCTCAGCCTTAAAGACGGTGTACCTGTACAAAGCCGTCCAGGTGAGATTAACCGTTTTGGCTATATTCCGCTTGGTGTAGGGGTTGTTATTTCTCCTTGGAACTTTGCATTTGCGATTATGGCAGGAACAACGGTTGCAGCACTTGTTTCAGGAAACACTGTTTTATTAAAACCTGCTTCAGCTACTCCAGTAGTTGCAGCTAAATTTGTTGAGATTCTTGAAGAAGCGGGTCTTCCAAAAGGTGTCCTTAACTATATTCCGGGTAGCGGAGCCGAAGTGGGCGATTATTTAGTGGATCATCCTCAAACCCGTTTCATCAGCTTTACAGGGTCTAGGGATGTAGGCCTCCGTATTTATGAACGTGCATCCAGATTGAGCGAAGGCCAAATCTGGTTAAAACGTGTCATTGCCGAAATGGGCGGAAAAGACACAATTGTTGTCGATAAAGAAGCAGATCTTGAATTAGCTGCTCACTCTATAGTAGCTTCTGCATTTGGCTTCTCTGGTCAAAAATGCTCTGCATGTTCACGTGCGATTGTGTTAGAAGATGTATACGATCAAGTATTAGAACGAGTGGTTGAATTAACAAATGGTTTAACTGTAGGAGACCCTGTTAAGCGCGAAACGTATATGGGACCAGTTATTGATCAAGGTGCATACAATAAAATTATGTCCTATATTGAAATTGGCAAAGGTGAAGGACGTATCGTGGCCGGCGGTGAAGGGGATGACTCAAAAGGCTGGTTTATCAAGCCTACTGTTGTTGCTGATGTAGACCGTAACGCACGTGTGATGAAAGAAGAAATCTTCGGACCAGTTGTGGCGTTTGCGAAAGCAAAAGATTTTGATGAAGCAATCGATATGGCTAATGATACGGAATATGGACTAACAGGTGCTGTTATCTCCAATAACCGTTTAAATATTGAAAAAGCCAGAGAAGATTTCCACGTAGGAAACCTATACTTCAACCGCGGATGTACAGGTGCGATCGTCGGATATCAGCCATTTGGCGGATTCAATATGTCTGGTACTGATTCAAAAGCTGGAGGTCCAGATTACTTACTGCTTCATATGCAGGCAAAAACGACTTCAGAGTTGTTATAA
- the gatC gene encoding Asp-tRNA(Asn)/Glu-tRNA(Gln) amidotransferase subunit GatC, whose protein sequence is MSRISLDEVKHVAHLARLEITEEEAEVFTKQLDAIIGYAEQLNELDTTNIEPTSHVLDMKNVLREDIPQKGLPREEVLKNAPDHEDGQIKVPSILD, encoded by the coding sequence ATGTCTCGGATTTCACTAGATGAAGTAAAGCATGTTGCTCATTTAGCAAGATTGGAAATTACCGAAGAAGAAGCTGAAGTTTTTACAAAACAATTAGATGCCATTATTGGTTATGCTGAGCAATTAAATGAGTTAGATACAACAAATATTGAACCGACATCTCATGTTTTGGATATGAAGAATGTTTTGAGGGAAGATATTCCGCAAAAAGGACTTCCGCGTGAGGAGGTACTGAAAAACGCCCCTGATCATGAAGACGGCCAAATTAAAGTACCATCTATTTTAGACTAG
- a CDS encoding thioredoxin family protein translates to MTLEQWFEKGLTFNQYTSLMKVNKENMLQILERFELEKDDIKLIEQLKEKQLRAIVLTEDWCGDAMLNVPILVKIAEKANIDIRFLLRDQNLELMDQYLTNGTSRAIPIFIFIDNDGSEKAVWGPRAPKLQQLVDEVRAALPAKEDPSFAEKQKETFKKLTKSYVEEAALWDEVSYSILTTLKDKILYGE, encoded by the coding sequence ATGACTTTAGAACAATGGTTTGAAAAGGGTTTAACATTTAATCAATATACTTCGCTAATGAAGGTTAATAAAGAAAATATGCTTCAAATATTGGAGCGGTTTGAGCTGGAAAAAGACGATATCAAACTAATAGAACAATTAAAAGAAAAACAGCTGCGAGCAATCGTATTGACAGAAGACTGGTGCGGTGACGCGATGTTAAATGTGCCGATACTGGTCAAAATTGCAGAAAAAGCAAACATAGATATTCGCTTTCTGCTCCGTGACCAGAACTTAGAGTTAATGGATCAATATTTAACAAACGGTACATCCCGTGCTATTCCAATCTTTATTTTTATCGATAATGATGGTTCTGAAAAAGCAGTCTGGGGTCCGCGGGCACCAAAGCTGCAGCAGCTTGTCGATGAGGTAAGGGCTGCTCTTCCGGCAAAAGAGGACCCATCCTTTGCGGAGAAACAAAAGGAAACTTTCAAGAAATTAACCAAGAGCTATGTTGAAGAAGCAGCACTTTGGGATGAGGTTTCCTATAGCATTTTGACTACTTTAAAAGATAAAATTTTATATGGTGAATGA
- the gatA gene encoding Asp-tRNA(Asn)/Glu-tRNA(Gln) amidotransferase subunit GatA translates to MSLFDHKLADIHELLHKKELSVTDLVNQSFQKIGEVDSKVDAFLTLNEEKAKQKAMELETRVGESKDNVLFGIPVGIKDNIVTKGLQTTCASKILENFDPIYNATVMDKLDAHGAITVGKLNMDEFAMGSSTENSSIKKTKNPWNLEAVPGGSSGGSAAAVAAGEVPYALGSDTGGSIRQPASFCGVVGMKPTYGRVSRFGLVAFASSLDQIGPITRTVEDNAYVLEAISGLDPMDSTSANVEVPRFSSALTGDIKGLKIAVPKEYLGEGVSEEVRQSVLDALKVLEGLGGAWEEVSLPHSKYGIATYYLLSSSEASANLARFDGVRYGYRSPNAESLMELYKKTRAEGFGDEVKRRIMLGTFALSSGYYDAYYKKAQKVRTLIKKDFEDVFEKYDVIVGPTTPTPAFKLGEKVDDPLTMYANDILTIPVNLAGVPGISIPCGFSNGLPLGLQIIGKHFDEATVYRVAHAFEQATAYHKEKPAL, encoded by the coding sequence ATGTCATTATTTGATCATAAATTGGCAGATATACATGAGCTTTTACATAAAAAAGAATTATCAGTAACCGACTTGGTGAACCAATCTTTTCAGAAGATTGGCGAAGTCGATTCAAAGGTGGACGCCTTTTTAACTTTAAATGAAGAAAAGGCGAAGCAGAAAGCGATGGAACTGGAAACCCGAGTCGGGGAAAGCAAGGATAATGTCCTATTTGGTATCCCGGTTGGTATCAAGGATAATATCGTAACGAAGGGCCTCCAGACAACTTGTGCCAGTAAAATTCTGGAGAATTTTGATCCGATATATAATGCAACCGTTATGGACAAGCTCGATGCACACGGCGCCATTACCGTTGGAAAATTGAACATGGATGAATTTGCAATGGGATCTTCAACGGAAAATTCCAGTATCAAGAAAACCAAGAACCCTTGGAACCTGGAAGCTGTGCCAGGCGGCTCTTCAGGAGGATCTGCAGCTGCTGTAGCGGCAGGTGAAGTTCCATATGCATTAGGATCTGATACAGGCGGATCGATTCGCCAGCCAGCTTCATTTTGCGGTGTTGTTGGGATGAAACCTACATATGGACGGGTGTCACGTTTCGGCCTTGTCGCTTTTGCATCTTCTTTAGATCAGATTGGTCCTATTACACGGACGGTTGAAGATAATGCATATGTTTTAGAAGCAATTTCTGGCCTTGATCCGATGGACTCCACATCGGCTAATGTAGAAGTGCCGCGGTTTTCAAGTGCACTGACAGGCGATATAAAAGGGCTAAAGATAGCGGTACCTAAAGAGTATTTAGGCGAGGGCGTTTCTGAAGAAGTCCGTCAATCTGTGCTGGATGCTTTAAAAGTGTTAGAAGGACTTGGTGGTGCTTGGGAGGAAGTATCGCTCCCGCATTCGAAATATGGCATTGCAACCTATTATTTATTGTCCTCTTCTGAAGCATCGGCAAACCTTGCAAGATTTGACGGGGTTCGCTATGGCTACCGTTCGCCAAATGCGGAAAGTCTGATGGAACTTTATAAAAAAACGAGAGCAGAAGGCTTTGGTGACGAAGTGAAGCGCCGGATTATGCTCGGAACCTTTGCTTTAAGTTCCGGATATTATGATGCGTATTATAAAAAGGCGCAAAAGGTGCGGACCTTAATTAAAAAAGACTTTGAAGACGTTTTTGAAAAATATGATGTGATTGTCGGACCAACGACACCAACTCCTGCCTTTAAGCTTGGTGAAAAAGTCGATGATCCGCTAACGATGTATGCGAATGATATTTTAACGATTCCAGTTAACCTGGCGGGTGTACCAGGAATCTCGATCCCTTGCGGATTTTCAAATGGTCTGCCGCTAGGCTTGCAAATCATCGGCAAGCACTTTGATGAAGCGACCGTTTATAGAGTTGCTCATGCTTTTGAACAAGCCACAGCCTATCATAAAGAAAAGCCAGCGCTGTAA
- the gatB gene encoding Asp-tRNA(Asn)/Glu-tRNA(Gln) amidotransferase subunit GatB, which translates to MDFETIIGLEVHVELKTESKIFSSSPNNFGDEPNTNTSVIELGYPGVLPVLNKKAVEFAMKAAMALNCEVATVTKFDRKNYFYPDNPKAYQISQFDKPIGENGWIEIEVNGQKKKIGITRLHLEEDAGKLNHSPNGYSLVDYNRQGTPLIEIVSEPDIRTPDEAYAYLEKLKSIIQYTGVSDCKMEEGSLRCDANISIRPVGQKEFGTKTELKNLNSFNFVRKGLEYEENRQKEVVMSGGVIRQETRRYDEATNTTILMRVKEGSEDYRYFPEPDLVELNIDDAWKERIRAEIPELPDQRKKRYVEELSLPVYDAQVLTITKEMSDFFEATITAGADSKQASNWLMGEVSGYLNAEGKELAEVALTPESLAGLIKLIENGTISSKIAKNVFKELVEKGGDPEKIVKEKGLVQISDEGTLLKIIAEVLDNNPQSIQDYKDGKEKALAFLVGQIMKATKGQANPPLVNKLLVEEINKR; encoded by the coding sequence ATGGACTTTGAAACGATAATTGGTTTAGAGGTACACGTTGAGTTAAAAACAGAGTCGAAAATTTTTTCAAGCAGCCCAAACAATTTTGGGGACGAGCCTAACACCAATACGAGTGTAATTGAGCTTGGGTATCCAGGTGTTTTGCCTGTGCTGAATAAAAAAGCAGTCGAGTTTGCGATGAAAGCTGCGATGGCTTTGAATTGTGAAGTTGCGACGGTTACAAAGTTTGACCGAAAAAACTATTTTTACCCAGATAACCCGAAAGCTTATCAAATATCTCAATTTGATAAACCAATCGGTGAAAACGGCTGGATTGAGATTGAAGTAAATGGACAAAAGAAAAAAATCGGAATTACAAGACTTCATCTGGAGGAGGATGCAGGGAAGCTCAACCATTCACCAAATGGATATTCGCTTGTGGACTACAATCGCCAGGGAACCCCATTAATTGAAATAGTATCCGAACCAGATATTCGTACTCCTGACGAGGCGTATGCATATTTAGAAAAATTAAAATCAATTATTCAATACACAGGGGTTTCTGATTGCAAAATGGAGGAAGGAAGTCTTCGCTGTGATGCAAATATCTCAATTCGTCCAGTCGGACAAAAGGAATTCGGAACAAAAACAGAGCTGAAAAACTTAAACTCCTTTAACTTTGTCAGAAAAGGCTTAGAATACGAAGAAAACCGGCAAAAAGAGGTTGTAATGTCAGGCGGAGTCATACGTCAAGAAACCCGCCGCTATGACGAGGCGACTAACACTACAATTTTAATGAGAGTTAAGGAAGGATCAGAGGATTACCGTTACTTCCCAGAACCAGATCTGGTTGAGCTCAATATTGATGATGCATGGAAAGAAAGAATCAGGGCTGAAATTCCGGAACTGCCTGATCAACGGAAAAAACGGTATGTTGAAGAGCTTTCACTTCCAGTCTATGACGCTCAGGTGCTGACCATTACGAAGGAAATGTCTGATTTCTTTGAAGCAACAATCACAGCAGGCGCGGATTCGAAACAGGCGTCCAACTGGCTGATGGGTGAAGTGTCAGGCTACTTAAATGCCGAAGGAAAAGAATTAGCAGAAGTAGCTTTGACACCTGAAAGTTTAGCGGGTCTGATCAAATTAATTGAAAATGGAACGATATCATCAAAAATTGCGAAGAACGTCTTTAAGGAATTGGTTGAAAAAGGGGGAGACCCTGAAAAGATTGTTAAAGAAAAAGGACTCGTGCAAATCTCTGATGAGGGCACGTTATTAAAGATAATTGCAGAAGTTCTAGATAACAATCCGCAATCGATTCAAGATTATAAGGACGGAAAAGAAAAAGCGTTAGCCTTCTTAGTGGGTCAAATAATGAAGGCAACGAAAGGACAGGCTAATCCGCCGCTAGTCAATAAATTGCTAGTTGAAGAAATTAATAAACGATAA